Part of the Lolium rigidum isolate FL_2022 chromosome 6, APGP_CSIRO_Lrig_0.1, whole genome shotgun sequence genome, aagataaaagcatgttgggtgaacaaattacagtcgggcaattgacaaatagagagggcataacaatgcacatacatgtcatgataagtatagtgagatttaattgggcattacgacaaagtacatagaccgccatccagattgcatctatgcctaaaaagtccaccttcgagttatcatccgaaccccttccagcattaagttgtaaaacaacaaacaattgcattaagtatggtgcgtaatgtaatcaacaactacatccttagacatagcatcaatgttttatccctagtggcaacaagcaatccacaaccttagaactttcgtcactgtcccggatatcaatggaggcatgaacccactatcgagcataaatactccctcttggagttaagagcaaaaacttggccgaagcctctactaataacggagagcatgcaagatcataaacaacacataggtaataacttgataattaacataacatggtattctctatccatcggatcccgacaaacacaacatatagcattacgagatagatgatcttgatcatgttaggcagctcacaagatccaacaatgaagcacaatgaggagaagacaaccatctagctaccgctatggacccatagtccagggggtgaactactcactcatcactccggaggcgaccatggcggtgaagagtcctccgggagatgaatcccctctccggcagggtgcctgaggagatctccggaatcccccgagatgggattggcggcgtctccgtaaggttttccgtatcgtggctctcgataccgggggtttcgcgacggaggctttaagtaggcggaaggggcaacgcgggggccacacgagggccccacaccataggtcggcgcggccagggcctgggccgcgccgcccctatggtggcggcgcctcgtggccccacttcgactcctcttcggtcttctggaagcttcgtggcaaaataggaccctgggcgttgatttcgtccaattccgagaatatttcgttactaggatttctgaaaccaaaaacagcaactggctcttcggcatcttgttaataggttagttccagaaaatgcacgaatatgacataaagtgtgcataaaacatgtagatatcatcaataatgtggcatggaacataagaaattatcgatacgtcggagacgtatcagacacaagagacttattgtatcttaattgcagggttgcttgagagggatatctttgacctcttcctccctgagttcgataaaccttgggtgattcacttaagggaaacttgctgctgttctacaaacctctactcttggaggcccaacactgtctacaggaatagaagcgtgcgtagacatcacgcgcCGGTGTGGTTTTATgggaggcggcggacgcgcattgaaggcgcgtgggtaaggtaggtggatGCCGCGTGTCCAGTCACCGCCCTTGCCGTTTTGGTTTCCacgcgggaggccattaacgccgatgaccaacctccccacgtcatttccgatgcgaaccgccgcgtcccctcgctgacaaggcgcccccacccgcgaaaaacatcgttccgcgaggcgccggcgcgcccgattcgcgcccttggcgaaggggccggcacggggttgccggtgattctattgggctccaaaattggctggcgccgtttggggcgcgccggtgcgtgcccattttcgctcccgccCCCCAAATAGCTATCGGggccaccggtggagatgctctaaggctgcATGCCACACTGTATTTTGGCCATTCCAACTATGCCCAGTCTGACAGATGTGGCGCAGGGCTCTCATttccccctccccctctctcGCTCCGCTACAGTAGTTGAGACACCTTTCTCTCTTGTCGGGCTGCTCTGATGtcctctccgccggaatagccagCTGGAGTAGGGCGGGACCAGGCGCCGGAGTAGATAGTTGTAGTGTTAGGTTTAGAGTTTGGTCCTATATGGCGTATGGCGTCTATGccgggagggaggcgggggatctTCTCAGTCAGATCTGGCATTGCACCATTCTCTTCCACTGCTTCATGGTGCTCCGTGGTCGGAGCCGGTGCGACGGCGGCAGAAGGAAGTGGAGATCTCCATAAATAAGGCTAATTCGGTGGGATTTGGTGGTCAACGCCGGAGCTGCATGCTTTTCTCCCTGATCCGTCATGGTAGCGCGATTGGGGAGGAGATGCTGCTCTTGGTCGGCTGCCCACGGGATCTGCATCAGGGGAGCGGCTTAGCTTCTCATCGGAGGTTCCCTACGGTGCCACTGTCGCCGTTCTACATGGCCGGAAGGCGGCCCCTCCAACCTCGAGTGATGGCGTCCGGCCGTCAGTTCCAGGTCTTCAACAACAGCCAGGCGTAACTGCCACTGCGGAGGCCCTCTGGTTGCGCCGTGGTTGGCTCCCACCTCCATGCCCCAAGTGGTCTTGTCCGCGGCGGCATGCAGGTTGACTACGGCGAGCCCTGCTGTGGTGGAGAAGGAGTTGGACTGGATTGCTTGTCATGTCACTTTCTTAAGGTCCTTGTGCAAATTGTAGGGATCAGTTTGTAATTTTCAGTTTTATTTCGACCCTTTTTGTAATTTGTACCTCCACCGCTTTCACTGCAATGAAGCTCTAGATCCTTCGATGcctcccctgttcaaaaaaaaaactatgcccAGTCTCGATTTGTCAGGCTGCAGTGCATAAGCATAAATGGCGGCACCGTTTCGCTGGCCGATGTGTCTCCTgggtactacctccattccaaagcttaaggtctatattttttcttagaaagtcaaactatgttaagtttgactaagttttataaaaaatcattaacatgtgaaatacaaaattaatattattagatagataatgaaatatattttcatgtgctatctacaaaatatcatatttattaatagattattctaaaaaattagtcaaactttacttgctttTACTTTTCCAAAAAAATAGATGAAGGTAGTAGTTCACATGACCCCGATTTGATCGTAGAGAGGTTGGCGATGAACACATGATAATCAGTTTCAAAGCAGCTTTCGACCGTCTCTTGAATCAATCACTTAATGTAGAATTTACAGTCTTTACTGGAGATGGTGGTTAATGTACCAGCGAACAATAGTACTCCTATCAATTGTAGGCTTGGCGGGAGCCTCAGGTTACACCTTACAGGGCTTCCACTATCGGAGTCGACGAAGACGTTTACAGAAGACATTTTCAGTGCTATTTGCCTATGTTTCTTTGAGCTTCAGTTAGCGCTGTTGATGGGCGGGCAGATCTGCTGTGTCTTGAATCACGCGCCTGCCGTCTCACTTACTTTTGATCTTCGATGAAGGACTATCATGGGGTTGCAACTGATTGCTTGCCGGTCGGTCCTGAATAACTCGAGAGATCTGAACCCATGTGGGTACAGTGCGGTACTGAAAAGATCGATATGAAGAAGTGTATGTATGTATATATGTATGTTCGAGCAAGCATTTGTGCATGAATTGCATAAtttaaaatttcaaatttcaaagctCATAGATTAGTATCCCGAAAGTATTATGTGTGTATGATCGATAGAACAATCTGGTTTCACTCAGATTGTATAAATGCACGGGGCAGAAGTTTACACATGCATAACTGCACAAGGCAGAAGAAGGCAAGCAAAATCGCCTCTGCAATCTCCACATATAGGCTATATATCAATCTTTCCTTAAATTCATAGCCGATCGCACACGTACCATCACCAGCTGGATTGACACGCCAGATTACCCAGGAAGTGTCTGAACACCAGCTTTTCTCCCGGTCATAACTCATAACTGAATTTGGTTCCGATCCCTCCCAGGTGTGCACGTCTTCTCCAGGACGGCATGGTCCCAGGAGGCTAGCTAGCAAGGGCCAAGGGGCCAATCGACGAGTCATGTTCCTGCCTACCAGTCCACATGATCGAAAAGGCCGGACAGAAATGTTTCCACAAATATGATTCCGTGTTTCCACCTAGCGCAGAAATTAGAGGAGAAGACGAGAAAGGATGTCTCCCTCCAGTGATCTGGCTGATCCCTTTGCAGAGATACCAAAACCAGAAGctggaaaaccacgaaacctatgTATGTAcgcaagaagaagatggtgacGGCACTCTTAGAGGACAAGATGTTATCGCCAAGTCGAGAAGCTGAGAACCGTATACAGAAGAATTGATAGTACTAATAGTATTCGTTTTCATTCCTGTACTGGGTATCTATAATTCCATTCATCCTTCCAAAATTCACGATTTGATTTCgaacacacacacatacatagaCGCAGCAGGAGGAGGCAAGACATCCATGGATATGAATGGATCCAAAAGGAGATTCAATTGACCATATACCAGTATATGCATGCGAATTGGGGGCAGCACGGAGCAGAGCCTGCTCTCATGCCCACACACATCGATCCATCCATCGATTTTCACCAATCAACGAGTCATGGTCCTGCCTACCAGTCCACATAATGATCGAAAAGGAGGGACAGAAATGTTTTGACAAATATGATTCGATGTTTCCATCCATCGTAGAAAGTAGAGGAGATGACGAGAAACAATGTCTCTCTCTCTGGATCTCTCGGGTGATCTGGCCGATCGCGTTGTAAAGATAGCAGCTCGAAAGCCACGAAACATATATATGTGCGCGCAAGAAGATGGTGACAGCACTCCGTAGAAAACAAGATGTTATCTTCAATTCGAAAAGCTGAGAACCGTATACAAAGGAATTTGTCCACTACGAATTGGAGATAACATCTTGTTTTCTACGGATCGAACTGTACATACCTAGAAACAGGAATGGAAAAGAATCTTGTTTTCTACGAATTGTCAGCAAATTCAGTTGGCCATATACCAGTATTTGCGAATTGGAGGCGTCACGGAGCATAGGATGCTCTCATGCCCACACACATCGATCATCCATCGATTTTCACTCGTTCATAACCCCAAcccaaccccaagtggaaggggcAAAAAGAGCTAGCTTGACTAGATCTAAATACAACAAACAAACTATATATAGCTAACTAATTTACGTAGACCAGCTCCGGAGGAGGGACGGCCTGGCGAACATCTGCTCGAGCGCCACGACCACGGCCATGGCGAGCGAGACGCCGACGCCGGGCTGCACCACCAGGCGGAACACGTCCGTGCCGACCACCTCCTTGGGCCTCACCTCCGCAACCGCACGCCTCTCGGCGTCGTACATCACGCAGCACCGCCGCGCGTACGACCCCTCCACCTCGTACGACGCTGAGGGCGAAGCGCCCCCGCCGCAGGCAGTGACATGCGCCATcgtcttgcccctcccgctccgccGGACGGCGTAGACCGGCCGTCGCGTCTCCTCGCCGGCGAACACAAGCCACTGATCTCCCTGGAGGCTGAACCGCTTGCGCCGCACGGTGAAGGCGGGGCGGCCGGCCGCGTCCATGAGCACGACCTCGTCGCCGGTCTCGGACGCGTAGCTGTCGACGCGGTAGGCCAGGTTGCCCTTGGCGTCGAACACCGTGAAGCCCTTGCAGTCGAACAGCAGCGACTTGCGCCACACCGTCAGCGTCGTCGGCGCCTCCGCCGCCCGCTCTGTGACGGCGCTGACCGGCCGGGGCACCATGTTAGGGTGAACCTTCGCCATGTTTGTACTATGTTTGATGGATCGGGAGGAGTCTGAGAGCGGACAGGTGGTTTTCTTGGTTCTGAGAACGGAGTCTGCGGTAGGCGCTACTTATATGCAGGTCTCGCTCCGTGATGGACCTGAGATACTGTACGCCTGCGCAACGACAGGCAAAGACATGTTGCTCTGACGTGCGTAGGGAAAGGGTGACATGGGTTGCTGCTTAacgacctcttcctccttgattAATAATACCATCACCAATGCTTGTATTAGCAAGAACTTGGTAGTGAACTCGTTCAAGGAAATTGGACAACGTTAGGACGTTTTGTGTATGGGACATCTGGCAGATTAACTTGATACATAACAATAACTCTATGTGTGGTGTAGTGAATTACTTGATTTTTGGGGCACATTTCCCCTACTTGCTTTTGGGTGAAATTTCTTACAGTACATCTCCCTTTTTGTAGGGAACTTACTCAAAGTGCCTCCTTTTGAATTTGGGATATTTCTCACAGTGCAAGCAATTTAGACATTTTGGGACATTTTTTCAAACTGATTCAAATATTTTCAGAGTCAAGTAAAGATAACACTTCTAAAAGTGCTCCAAAATCTTTTCAGgcacaaatttcaaatttaaggCACTCTAAAGTGTCCCAAATATTTGACCGTGATGTAGCATGCGCCGTGAACTACACCTTGAAGCACATAAATTTTGTGCATTGCTTGATGAACTTAAACCATTGTGTCATGAGAGTCATTAACTTtatgcaaaatagaaaattaGCTAAGAATATAAAACAAATCGAAAGTAACATGCATGCATGTGCCATCTAGTAATGTATTAACAACTTAGAAGTCAATCTTATATGTTGAGAGCCACCGCGTTTGGCGGTTGCAGAAATGGTCAACTTTATTTCAAGTGTGTTTCATTTCGTGTTAAAATTTGGACTGTCTATTTGATAATCGACTAATATCTAATTTTGCATCACTCAAACCACACATCGAGTGACACATGGCACCGAGCCTAGCCAGCTCGTTATTGTCACACCGGCCTGCACTATGAAGTGACAAAAACACCCACTAAGGAAAAACCCACTCACATGATTTCAATGCATGGATTGCACTTAACCtaaatgattttaggtactaaactGCAATGTTGATTGCCCTTATTTACATGGTATGGAACTTCTAAAAACAAAACTAGTGGACTGTAACTTGTTCAAAATGAAGAATTAGCCAAAAAGGACACAAGGGAAATTGAGTGTACATGATTATCACCTTTCCTCAAACCTATTAGATGAAACACACTTATTAACGACATTGTCCCTGAAGTATTGCAAGTATGTGAACTAGTACGTTCATATTTCTCATATGCCAAAACTTACACCCATGGCTCATGGGACACCAAAATTAcatgttatatatatatattgtaactccATTACTTTTGAAATGTAAAAATTAGTAACCTACAAGGCCAGAAATAATTGTAGAATACATCGACCATCTGCACAAACCGATCGATTATTAGTCAACAACTAATTTCTTGATTCTGTAAAATTCACATATTAAGTCAAGATAACATCAATGCAAGTTTTTTCAAGATAATGTCAAGGAAAGTTTACTCTACGGGCTAGGTGAGCCgaataaaaaaacaaatttgcaATTATTATTTTTGAAACCTTTACTGTAGGGGAGACCCCCACAGCCTCACATTATTGAAAACTCAAAACAAAAGGAGTTACATATTTACAAAGGTAAATATACAGAAAACTAAGGAAGATTATCTATCCATGTTAATAAGGCATCAACAAGAGAAGGTTTCACCCTATGCTTAAGCATGGTGAACTCATAAAACAAAATTAGCCCTCCATCCTCTAAAAGTTGGTCTGACATTCTTAAAAATCCAACCATTTCTCTGCTTCCATATGCACCAACAGGCTACAATGAAAACTTCTGTAAAAAGAGGTCCTTTGAAGGATTTCTTTGCAGCTATTAAACTCTGATGTGTTGAGCCAGGAGACCAACTGATCTACGAATAATTTCAGATTCTTGTGCTAAAGACACAGTTGAAGAACAAATGTCTCCAGTCTTCATAATTTCCACCAGAACAGAGAACACAATCATTGTTATCATTAACCGTCCAGTTTCGCCTAAGCAACATGTCTTTGGTATTTATTCTATCATGAAGACAAATTTACTTTTCCAAATCCAACATGAAGGTTGCTGAACTTCAATGCCTTTGAAATGTTGTTTGTAAAAATCTCTGGGCTTATAATCAGAACTGCAAACTCTGAAGCATACTCTGCAAACTTGTGAACTCATCAAAAGCTCCCACAGATAATGGCAGGTAAAAAACCTCCAGGAAATCTCCAAGACTGGAAGTCTTTCAACGACTATAGTTGATCTTTAGCAAAAGAGAACAACCTTGGAAACTTGATATGTAGTAATTCATCATCCACAAATCGGACCAAAAAAGAATTGTCTGCCCATTTCCAGGAGAGATTGATCTATAGAGATCTGACAGGTTCATGACATTTCTCCACCAGAAGGAACCTGTCAGAGTCACTGCATGTGGAACCACTTCAAAATAATATGTGTCGTTTATAACTCAAATCTGCAATTTTGGATCTAGCAACAAAGAGAAAGGTAAATAGAAACAAAAACTGTAGATTGGGATTTGGATGCAACACATGATTGATTTTATTGATCTTGGGGTAAATACAAGGTTATTACTTGCTAAACAAACTGAGATCTACACCTATGCCGATTATAGACCGTCGATCAAAATCCAATGCCAAAGGTTCGACCCTATGTAAAATAGGAGTCCAGAAGAGTCTCACTCCTCAGCAACTAGCTAGCGCTAAGTACTGTAGTAGCTATCGATCGCAAAACGATGGCTCGCGTGCGTCACCCCATCCATCTATCCGGCGGCACTAATACGAGAAACTCTGTTGGATCGCTAGCTAGCCCCTCCACCCGCTCGATCAAGCCATTGTTTATCTGCACTCCACATGGCCTGTTCCGCTCGCATGGATCCCGTGCTTTTTCCAACGCCTCCGCAAGCAAACAGCCGTCCTCCATACCCCAGCCTGATCCGTCGACCGATCGCCGCGGGCTGGGGCCGGCAGCTCGTAACCGAAACCTGTGACGAGCGTCGCGCCACCGAGGCCAATCATGGCCCCTGGGATACCACTACTGTATACGCCCGATCGTCGATCACCTCCTCCTGCCACCACTACAGTGCGCCGCACAGCTGCACACAACCGCCAAGGAAGCTCCTATCGCGCGACGGCATCGACCGAGACGGCGAGACCATCGCGGGAACAGGGCGACGTGACGCGGGTGCGTGGCCGCCCGATCGATCCATCGTCAGGTAATCCGCATGCATGGGAGAACACGGCTGGCCGGCGGtgaggtgggggtggggcgcgccgCCCGGTTCGGCGAGACGGGGGTCGATCTGTCGGAGAGCGACGGTGTCGGGGGCATTGTGCCGCTCGCTGGGGACGAGCCGCCCAGCGAGGGTGATATGCGTCAGACTAAAGCAGGAGAGATGGACGACGATGACGGTGACTTGATTAATTAGCGTGGCGACGCTAGTAACTCTGGACATGGAGAGACATCATGATTAGGGATGCTTAGTTGTGATGGCGCAGTTATGTCGTGGGTATAATCGCCTTGTCCCCTGCTAGCCCTCCCATGTTTCTATAGAAAGGAGTACGTGGAATAACTTTGGTAGCCTGAGATTGATGGAAGTTGTGGTGTTTGCCTGTTTGGGCCCTCCCATGGTGTCCAGGGCAGAGAAACATGGGTGCGCATTTCCGTTGCGGCTTTGCCGTTGAGAACTTAACCAGCTGATAGTGTAGTTTGTCTTGCAGCGCTCCCATGGTGCCGGACTGACGGTGACAACGGCAGGGATACTAAAGTAGACGAGCATGTTCATATAGTTTGGTCTCCACGATGTCATAGTATGATCTACATGCATTTCTTCATAGTTTCGCTCCTGATTATACTCCCTCCTTAACTAGAACCCTGGATATCAGCATAGCTAGGATTGACGAGATATCATATCCTCGGCTATCCTATCCTCAGCTAGATTTTATTATGGAGGTACTGTTTTCAAGATCCAGCAGCAGCCGATACATGCATGAATTGCTTAGTGGGGTGATGCGTGCACAGTGCACATGAGCAACGCATATCCACAAAAGGCTAGGTGGTAGTTAATTTGTAAAGTCTCTACAAAACACAAAGATTGAAAAGGGAGTGTTGCCACTTGCCAGTGATGACCTTGTCGACCAAAGGGTCTACCGGTATCGTTAATGGCGAGCATGAGGCTGGTTTTGTAATGTATTTCTTGATCATGGCATCCTTTTACTCTTTGTCTTTGTCCTTGAAAAAAAGGATTAGTGGGtaagtgtgcctacttaaaagtTAAAACAACGCTAATCATCTACATAATCCTCGTGTTAGCACAAACATCTCTCTCCAAATACAAAATTTGTGAGGTTCTGAAAAGCTCGCCGAGGTGGCTCGACAAGATCCTTGTCAAGGCGGGATCTTTCATTAATTAAGCGATGCAAATATTTTTCCAATCAATATTCTTCCATGAAAGAAAATATACTAATTGATAGTACTGCTTGCAGTTTGGATGCCCAACCTAATTCGTTGGCAGTGCCAGCAGCCTTGATTTGAAATGCACGATGGTTGAGCTGATTGACTTCTTCCAACGCACAACCCTTCATCACACGGCACTCCCTCATAAACAGATTGATAAATTAGACTGAAGATTATGGACAAAATCATTTCGCTATGGGTAGCGGTCTCCACCAACAGTCCAATACTGTCCCCAATAAATCTTAATCGTAGAGCATCTCCCCAAGCAACGAATGTAAGAGGACAGCTGAAGCACGCTGATCATTGGTAGCTCTGCCCCGTTTGGTACGTGGATGGGTCATCGACGAACGATTTGTTGGTAACGGAATGGTGGATCCTCTCCTTTAATGCAAGCAAGCGAATAGTAGGTTAAATTGCACATTCAGTGTAGGATAAGGACATTGTTCGATTGGAGTGTGCCATCGATTGGATGCACccgttcttttcttttttttgagagGGAATAGCTGCGGCTTTATTAACTCCCAGCCATGTCCTGGGTTAATAAGTTACCAATACAATcaggaaaaataataaaccaaGTCTTACAAATTTCTAAGCCGCAACCCTCCTTTGCTAATACATGAGCAACTCGATTGGCTGTACGCCGTGCCCACTTCACCTTGTAGTCAACCATCTCCCTTAGCTCCCGTTTAATATCTTCAACCAGCGGCCCATCACTAGCAGAAAATANNNNNNNNNNNNNNNNNNNNNNNNNNNNNNNNNNNNNNNNNNNNNNNNNNNNNNNNNNNNNNNNNNNNNNNNNNNNNNNNNNNNNNNNNNNNNNNNNNNNCGCCACCGCCGGCACCACACGGGCAAGACCCGACAGCgcacgccgacggcggcggcaggggaaAGGAGGGGACGGGGACCTAGGTGCTAGACGCAGAGAAGCGCGCCCGGCCGCCGCATGGGGGCGGCGCAGGTCGCCTGAGGGGAAAGTCAATCTTATACTGATGCCCAATAGAGTCGATCCATGGAATTCCGTTACGGTTTATGAGAGATTCACTTTATCTTCTTCATGCATTGAGTAAAAGCTTTTTCTGTAACAGTATCCGATGATAGCTATCTGCAGTACAAATGAAAGATTTCTTAACATTATATGATTTCCTGGTGCGCGGAAGATAGTGCCTTATACTCTTTTCATCTATTTTATTTCTAAAATCTATCTATTTTCCGTGTAGTTTTGAAATATATGTTAGCTGCAAAGGTCTTGAGCTTGCCAAGGAAGATTGGATATGTTCATGATTAGTTTGGTGATTTATCCAGTCAAGAAGTACGAGCCTATGTAGAACCTCAAGAAAAAAAatatgttttgattttttttccataGTAATCCGATCAGTTTTTTATTCTTGATGTGCATGTTTTCTGCTGCTATTTTTGGTACAGTTCTGatgatattttatttttcttaatgacAAACCTAGATTGTGCAAGTTGATGGATACGAGTATGATGATGTAGTGGCTACCTTAACAGAGCAAGCATTAATAAATGTTTATAGACTTGTTAGTGGTTTAATGGATAGTCTTCATGCGGCTGATATCTGAAGATGTTGATTTAGTAATACGCATTCCTGAGATTGGTCAATAGTCCTTCTATACACTGATGCATTATGTTGAACAGGATGATCGGTCCAAACTGAAGATTTAGGTCTGAACGAGTGTATCTATTGTCTACTAATTTGCgttcattttatttatttattatgtgcagTCTTATTTCTATATTGTCAACTAATTAGATATGGATCAGCTTGGATTACACCCGCATCTTTGGAGGCTCTGTTGGACAAGGCAACGCTTAGGCATCTCTTAAGCACGCTTAGGCACAAGACGACGGAAAAACGCCTCGCCTATGGCATAAGCGGAAGTCTAGGCAGTGTAACCAAGAAATTTGCTTCCACAGTAAGAAATCATGCAATACTTCACGATTGAGTTAGATGGGCATTATTTTCAAGATATTTATTGGAAATTTACACATTTACATGCTCTGAattaatgtttattcacatataataacCCATATACATACTTGTTGGTATAAACTATGCTCGCCTAGGCTGCGCCTATGCCGCTTAAGCATCGCCTAGGCACTAGGCGAACGACAATCGCCTCGCTTACGCCTAGCGCTTTTTCCAACCTTGT contains:
- the LOC124667952 gene encoding protein LURP-one-related 8-like; this translates as MAKVHPNMVPRPVSAVTERAAEAPTTLTVWRKSLLFDCKGFTVFDAKGNLAYRVDSYASETGDEVVLMDAAGRPAFTVRRKRFSLQGDQWLVFAGEETRRPVYAVRRSGRGKTMAHVTACGGGASPSASYEVEGSYARRCCVMYDAERRAVAEVRPKEVVGTDVFRLVVQPGVGVSLAMAVVVALEQMFARPSLLRSWST